One window from the genome of Streptomyces sp. NBC_00708 encodes:
- a CDS encoding alpha/beta hydrolase, with protein sequence MNSYRQPGLVLTDHRFTVPLDHADPGGEQIEIFGREIVSAGKAGQELPWLLYLEGGPGFGARRFTGAEAWLGRAVREFRVLLLDQRGTGLSTPANRQTLPLRGGPREQADYLAHFRADSIVRDCEFIRPQLTGGAAWTVLGQSFGGFCAVRYLSAAPEGLSTVLITGGLPSLDAHADDVYRAAYPRIERKVAAHYARYPQDVERAREITAHLAEHRPESAGHRLTPESFQSLGILLGGGSGSHQLHYLLENAFVRTPHGTELSDTFQEAVRNATSFAGHPLYALLHEAIYGQGGRATSWAAERVRAEFPQFDASTALQGEGPVLFTGESIHPWHFEVDPALRPLRETAELLASRTDWEPLYDPERLAANEVPVAAAVYHDDMYVDTAHALRTASAIRGLRTWVTDEFEHDGLRAGGPRVLDRLLALVRDEV encoded by the coding sequence TTGAACAGCTACCGGCAGCCCGGCCTCGTCCTGACCGACCACCGCTTCACCGTCCCGCTCGACCACGCCGACCCCGGCGGTGAGCAGATCGAGATCTTCGGCCGGGAGATCGTCTCCGCCGGCAAGGCCGGCCAGGAGCTGCCCTGGCTGCTCTACCTGGAGGGCGGCCCCGGTTTCGGTGCCCGGCGCTTCACCGGCGCGGAGGCGTGGCTCGGCCGGGCGGTGCGCGAGTTCCGGGTGCTCCTGCTCGACCAGCGCGGCACCGGCCTGTCCACCCCGGCCAACCGCCAGACCCTGCCGCTGCGCGGCGGGCCGCGCGAGCAGGCCGACTACCTCGCGCACTTCCGCGCGGACAGCATCGTGCGCGACTGCGAGTTCATCCGCCCCCAGCTGACCGGCGGAGCTGCCTGGACGGTCCTCGGCCAGTCCTTCGGCGGCTTCTGCGCCGTGCGCTACCTCTCGGCCGCGCCCGAGGGCCTGAGCACCGTTCTGATCACCGGCGGGTTGCCCTCCCTGGACGCCCACGCGGACGACGTCTACCGGGCCGCGTACCCCAGGATCGAGCGCAAGGTCGCCGCGCACTACGCCCGCTACCCGCAGGACGTGGAACGCGCCCGGGAGATCACCGCTCACCTCGCGGAGCACCGTCCCGAGAGTGCCGGGCACCGGCTGACACCCGAGAGCTTCCAGTCCCTCGGCATCCTGCTCGGCGGCGGCAGCGGCAGCCACCAGCTGCACTACCTCCTGGAGAACGCCTTCGTCCGCACCCCGCACGGCACCGAGCTCTCCGACACCTTCCAGGAGGCCGTGCGCAACGCGACCTCCTTCGCCGGTCACCCCCTGTACGCCCTCCTGCACGAGGCCATCTACGGCCAGGGCGGGCGCGCCACCTCCTGGGCGGCCGAGCGGGTCCGCGCGGAGTTCCCGCAGTTCGACGCCTCGACGGCGCTCCAAGGCGAAGGACCGGTCCTGTTCACCGGCGAGTCCATCCACCCCTGGCACTTCGAGGTGGACCCCGCCCTGCGCCCGCTGCGCGAGACCGCCGAACTCCTCGCGTCCCGCACCGACTGGGAGCCGCTGTACGACCCCGAGCGCCTGGCCGCCAACGAGGTGCCGGTGGCCGCCGCCGTGTACCACGACGACATGTACGTGGACACCGCCCACGCCCTGCGCACCGCGTCCGCGATCCGTGGCCTGCGCACCTGGGTGACCGACGAGTTCGAGCACGACGGGCTGCGCGCCGGTGGACCGCGTGTCCTGGACCGGCTGCTCGCGCTGGTCCGCGACGAGGTGTGA
- a CDS encoding rhodanese-like domain-containing protein, whose protein sequence is MTSPVILSPAQAAARLAEFTVIDVRGPGEYAAGHVPGALNIPLDRLDDALPALKSASARGALLMVCASGVRSTRACDILSAADIDAATLGGGTSAWESAGHSLERPEGARAVWPMERQVRLAAGSLVAAGLLAGVRFPAARWLSAGVGAGLVFSAVTNTCGMAAVLSKLPHNRAPHSAADLDATLETLQA, encoded by the coding sequence GTGACCAGCCCCGTAATCCTCTCCCCCGCCCAGGCCGCCGCCCGGCTCGCGGAGTTCACCGTGATCGACGTGCGGGGACCCGGTGAGTACGCCGCAGGCCATGTGCCGGGGGCGCTGAACATACCGCTCGACCGCCTCGACGACGCGCTGCCCGCCCTGAAGTCCGCGTCGGCACGCGGCGCGCTGCTCATGGTCTGCGCCTCGGGCGTCCGATCGACGCGCGCCTGCGACATTCTCTCGGCGGCCGACATCGACGCGGCGACGCTGGGCGGCGGAACCTCGGCCTGGGAGAGCGCGGGCCACAGCCTGGAGCGCCCGGAGGGTGCGCGGGCCGTCTGGCCCATGGAGCGCCAGGTCCGGCTGGCGGCGGGGTCGCTCGTCGCGGCCGGGCTGCTCGCGGGCGTCAGGTTCCCCGCCGCGCGCTGGCTGTCGGCCGGTGTGGGCGCCGGTCTCGTCTTCTCCGCCGTCACCAACACCTGCGGCATGGCGGCGGTCCTGTCGAAGCTTCCGCACAACCGCGCGCCGCACTCGGCGGCGGACCTGGACGCGACGCTGGAAACGCTCCAGGCCTGA
- a CDS encoding PIG-L family deacetylase produces MTEQLKPMPEDWRRALAVVAHPDDLEYGCAAAVAGWTDGGRDVTYLLATRGEAGIDTLDPEACGPLREREQRASAEAVGVSRVEFLDHRDGVIEYGIPLRRDIAAAIRRHRPELVITLNHRDTWGGVAWNTPDHRAVGRATLDAAADAGNRWIFPELKEQGLEPWDGVRWVAVAGSSTPTHAVDATAGLERSVQSLLAHRTYIEVLTDEDPEAYCRSFLTGNAEAAADRFGGRPAVPFELFAR; encoded by the coding sequence ATGACCGAGCAGCTGAAGCCCATGCCCGAGGACTGGCGGCGCGCGCTCGCCGTGGTCGCCCACCCCGACGATCTGGAGTACGGCTGCGCGGCAGCGGTGGCCGGATGGACCGATGGCGGACGCGACGTCACGTATCTGCTCGCCACCCGGGGTGAGGCCGGCATCGACACGCTGGACCCGGAGGCGTGCGGGCCGCTGCGCGAGCGGGAACAGCGCGCGAGCGCGGAGGCCGTCGGCGTCTCCCGCGTCGAGTTCCTGGACCATCGTGACGGGGTGATCGAGTACGGCATCCCGCTGCGCCGCGACATCGCGGCGGCCATCCGCCGGCACCGGCCCGAGCTGGTGATCACGCTCAACCACCGGGACACCTGGGGCGGGGTCGCCTGGAACACGCCCGACCATCGCGCGGTCGGCCGCGCCACCCTCGACGCGGCGGCCGACGCGGGCAACCGCTGGATCTTCCCGGAGCTGAAGGAGCAGGGCCTCGAACCGTGGGACGGGGTGCGCTGGGTGGCTGTGGCGGGCTCGTCCACGCCCACGCACGCGGTGGACGCGACCGCCGGACTCGAACGGTCCGTGCAGTCCCTCCTGGCCCACCGCACGTACATCGAAGTCCTCACGGACGAGGACCCCGAGGCGTACTGCCGCTCCTTCCTCACCGGCAACGCCGAGGCGGCCGCGGACCGCTTCGGCGGGCGCCCGGCCGTCCCGTTCGAACTCTTCGCCCGGTAG
- a CDS encoding beta-N-acetylglucosaminidase domain-containing protein, whose amino-acid sequence MTPRPPRITALTAAATLLAGGLLAAGPSAQAAGAPPAPAKAQDTPAITPTPQSVENRPDRVTITPTVTLVAGETADGPTLDVVETALRKAGARHVVRADRPAPGRLTVYAGDSAALAAQKLEGPAALPAEGYVLGIGAGRIVLAGKDTTGTYYAAQTLRQALPHRGQPGGKVAGLAVRDWPGTALRGVIEGFYGTPWSHEARLDQLDYYGEHKMNIYVYSPKDDDYLRAKWRDPYPADRLAQIKDLTDRAALRHVEFTYALSPGLSVCYSSDADVKALIEKFRTMWDIGVRTFAVPLDDISYTDWNCDADKAKWGTGGGAAGAAQAHLLNRVNQEFIATHPGAQPLQMVPTEYYNVSSSAYKTALSEQLDPDVLVEWTGVGVVAPTMTVAQADAARKVFGHPILTWDNYPVNDYATNRLLLGPFNGREKGLPGRLAGITANPMIQSYASKLSLYTVADYAWNDAAYDPRASWGKGIEEYAGGDARTAKALRAFADVNYSSALNTDKAPELSAAFTRYWQSGDARRLDSVLASLGAAPARLRSELPDRGFIEDSGPWLDATESWATATRTALRMVEAARAGKGAQAWELRQQLPAQVERAASFTYTGLDGRKVPVLVGDGQLDGFVDRATAEYDRLLGVSGRPTASTSLGTYQSNTVARVLDGDDSTYFWSDGAPAAGDQLTVDLGESRAIGDVTLAMAKPGSTDDYLHEGVLEYSADGSSWQKLADLSGKPDVTATPPAGTKARYVRARATAGQNSWVVVREFQVTTTDGAVTGNPPAATGSSLRAAADGDPGTVYRAARAAGTGESLEVDLIAERPVGSVTVLRPEGSEGTADVQLRAADGTWRTVGRLRGAYTAIDTAGRTADAVRLAWRAGEAAPQVAEVVVGR is encoded by the coding sequence GTGACGCCTCGCCCGCCCCGCATCACCGCACTCACCGCCGCGGCGACCCTGCTCGCAGGCGGCCTGCTCGCCGCCGGACCGTCCGCCCAGGCGGCAGGTGCCCCGCCCGCACCTGCCAAGGCCCAGGACACCCCCGCCATCACCCCGACCCCGCAGTCCGTCGAGAACCGCCCGGACCGGGTGACCATCACCCCCACCGTCACCCTCGTCGCCGGCGAGACCGCCGACGGACCCACGCTCGATGTGGTGGAGACGGCCCTGCGCAAGGCCGGCGCCCGCCACGTCGTCCGCGCGGACCGGCCCGCACCCGGCAGACTCACCGTGTACGCCGGTGACAGCGCCGCCCTGGCCGCCCAGAAGCTCGAAGGGCCCGCCGCACTGCCCGCCGAGGGCTACGTCCTCGGGATCGGCGCCGGCCGCATCGTCCTCGCCGGCAAGGACACCACCGGCACCTACTACGCGGCCCAGACCCTCCGTCAGGCCCTGCCGCACCGCGGGCAGCCCGGCGGCAAGGTCGCCGGACTCGCCGTGCGCGACTGGCCCGGCACCGCGCTGCGCGGGGTCATCGAGGGGTTCTACGGCACCCCGTGGTCGCACGAGGCCCGCCTCGACCAGCTCGACTACTACGGCGAGCACAAGATGAACATCTACGTGTACTCGCCCAAGGACGACGACTACCTCCGCGCCAAGTGGCGCGACCCGTACCCCGCCGACCGGCTGGCGCAGATCAAGGACCTGACCGACCGGGCGGCACTGCGGCACGTCGAGTTCACGTACGCGCTCTCGCCCGGCCTGTCGGTGTGCTACAGCTCCGACGCGGACGTGAAGGCGCTCATCGAGAAGTTCCGGACGATGTGGGACATCGGCGTCCGCACCTTCGCCGTCCCGCTCGACGACATCAGCTACACCGACTGGAACTGCGACGCCGACAAGGCGAAGTGGGGGACCGGCGGCGGTGCGGCGGGCGCCGCCCAGGCCCATCTGCTCAACCGGGTCAACCAGGAGTTCATCGCCACCCACCCCGGCGCCCAGCCGCTCCAGATGGTGCCCACCGAGTACTACAACGTCAGCTCGTCGGCGTACAAGACGGCCCTGTCCGAACAGCTCGACCCGGATGTGCTCGTCGAGTGGACCGGCGTCGGTGTCGTCGCCCCCACCATGACGGTCGCTCAGGCGGACGCCGCGCGGAAGGTGTTCGGCCACCCGATCCTGACCTGGGACAACTACCCGGTCAACGACTACGCCACCAACCGCCTCCTCCTCGGCCCGTTCAACGGCCGCGAGAAGGGCCTCCCGGGCCGCCTCGCCGGGATCACCGCCAACCCGATGATCCAGTCGTACGCCTCCAAGCTCTCCCTGTACACCGTCGCGGACTACGCCTGGAACGACGCCGCCTACGACCCGCGCGCCTCCTGGGGCAAGGGCATCGAGGAGTACGCGGGCGGCGACGCCCGGACCGCGAAGGCGCTGCGGGCCTTCGCCGACGTCAACTACAGCTCCGCGCTCAACACCGACAAGGCGCCCGAGCTGTCCGCCGCGTTCACCCGGTACTGGCAGTCCGGGGACGCGAGGCGGCTCGACTCCGTCCTGGCCTCGCTGGGCGCGGCCCCCGCCCGGCTGCGCTCGGAGCTCCCCGACCGGGGCTTCATCGAGGACTCGGGCCCCTGGCTGGACGCCACCGAATCCTGGGCGACCGCCACGCGTACCGCGCTGCGCATGGTCGAGGCGGCGCGTGCGGGGAAGGGCGCCCAGGCATGGGAGCTCCGGCAGCAGCTGCCCGCGCAGGTCGAGCGCGCCGCCTCGTTCACGTACACCGGGCTCGACGGCCGCAAGGTGCCGGTCCTGGTCGGGGACGGGCAGCTGGACGGGTTCGTCGACAGGGCCACCGCCGAGTACGACCGGCTGCTCGGTGTCAGCGGCAGGCCCACGGCCTCCACGAGCCTGGGCACGTACCAGAGCAACACCGTCGCCCGGGTGCTCGACGGCGACGACTCGACCTACTTCTGGAGCGACGGCGCGCCCGCAGCCGGGGATCAGCTGACCGTCGACCTCGGCGAGTCCCGGGCCATCGGGGACGTCACCCTCGCCATGGCCAAGCCGGGCAGCACCGACGACTACCTCCACGAGGGCGTCCTGGAGTACTCGGCCGACGGCAGCAGCTGGCAGAAGCTCGCGGACCTCTCCGGCAAGCCCGACGTCACGGCGACCCCGCCCGCCGGTACGAAGGCCCGCTATGTGCGGGCCCGCGCGACCGCCGGGCAGAACAGCTGGGTCGTCGTCCGTGAGTTCCAGGTCACGACCACGGACGGCGCGGTCACCGGGAACCCGCCCGCCGCCACCGGCTCCTCGCTGCGCGCCGCCGCCGACGGCGACCCGGGCACCGTGTACCGGGCAGCGCGTGCGGCCGGGACCGGCGAGTCGCTGGAGGTGGACCTCATCGCCGAGCGCCCGGTCGGTTCGGTGACCGTACTGCGGCCCGAGGGCTCCGAGGGCACCGCCGACGTCCAGCTGCGCGCGGCGGACGGGACCTGGCGCACCGTCGGCAGGCTGCGCGGCGCCTACACCGCCATCGACACGGCCGGGCGGACCGCCGACGCGGTGCGCCTCGCCTGGCGGGCCGGGGAGGCCGCGCCGCAGGTCGCCGAGGTGGTGGTCGGCAGGTAG
- a CDS encoding NADPH:quinone oxidoreductase family protein, producing the protein MQAWRVHRNGEPSEVMRLEETDRPVPGDGQVVVEVLAANINFPDALLCRGQYQVRPPLPFTPGVEVCGRTEDGRRVLATPALPHGGFAQYVVADEAALLPAPEALDDAEAAALHIGYQTGWFGLHRRAHLKAGETLLVHAAAGGVGSAAVQLGKAAGATVIGVVGGPEKAKTAAALGCDLVIDRRTEDIVAAVKEFTGGRGADVVYDPVGGDAYAKSVKCIAFEGRIVVVGFASGTIPAPALNHALVKNYSVLGLHWGLYNTKDPQAVRDCHQELTRLAAEGVIKPLISERVAMDGAAAAVQRVADGTSTGRIVVLPSGAAR; encoded by the coding sequence ATGCAGGCATGGCGAGTGCACCGGAACGGCGAGCCGAGCGAGGTGATGCGGCTGGAGGAGACGGACCGGCCGGTGCCCGGCGACGGGCAGGTGGTCGTCGAAGTGCTCGCGGCGAACATCAACTTCCCCGACGCGCTGCTCTGCCGAGGCCAGTACCAGGTGCGGCCCCCGCTGCCGTTCACCCCCGGCGTCGAGGTCTGCGGGCGCACCGAGGACGGGCGCCGGGTGCTCGCGACCCCCGCCCTGCCGCACGGCGGCTTCGCCCAGTACGTCGTCGCCGACGAGGCGGCCCTGCTGCCGGCCCCGGAAGCCCTCGACGACGCGGAGGCCGCCGCGCTGCACATCGGCTACCAGACCGGCTGGTTCGGGCTCCACCGCCGCGCGCACCTGAAGGCGGGCGAGACCCTGCTCGTGCACGCCGCCGCCGGCGGGGTCGGCAGCGCCGCCGTCCAGCTCGGCAAGGCCGCCGGTGCCACCGTCATCGGCGTCGTCGGCGGACCGGAGAAGGCGAAGACCGCCGCCGCGCTCGGCTGCGACCTGGTCATCGACCGGCGCACCGAGGACATCGTGGCCGCGGTCAAGGAGTTCACCGGGGGCCGCGGTGCCGACGTCGTCTACGACCCGGTCGGCGGCGACGCGTACGCCAAGTCCGTGAAGTGCATCGCCTTCGAGGGCCGGATCGTGGTCGTCGGCTTCGCCTCGGGCACGATTCCCGCGCCCGCGCTCAACCATGCCCTCGTGAAGAACTACTCCGTCCTCGGACTCCACTGGGGCCTGTACAACACCAAGGACCCGCAGGCGGTACGGGACTGCCACCAGGAGCTGACCCGGCTCGCCGCCGAGGGCGTCATCAAGCCGCTCATCAGCGAGCGGGTCGCGATGGACGGGGCGGCGGCCGCCGTCCAGCGCGTCGCCGACGGCACCAGCACCGGCCGCATCGTCGTCCTCCCGTCAGGAGCCGCCCGATGA
- a CDS encoding acyl-CoA dehydrogenase family protein produces the protein MTAPDAAGLRRRTRELLAAHPPASTGRTDFLKARFDAGLAWVHYPVGLGGLDAPRSLQPVVDAELAAADAPDNDPRRIGIGLGMAAPTILGFGTDEQKQRFLRPLWVGEEVWCQLFSEPGAGSDLAALGTRAVRDGEDWVVDGQKVWTSSAHLARWAILIARTDPDVPKHRGISYFICDMTDPGVEVRPLRQITGEAEFNEVFLTGVRIPDSRRLGPVGEGWKVAQTTLMNERVSIGGSRIPREGGMIGPVARTWRERPELRTHDLHQRLLNLWVEAEVARLTGERLRQQLVAGQPGPEGSGMKLAFARLNQEISGLEVELLGDEGLLYSDWTMRRPELVDFTGRDAGYRYLRSKGNSIEGGTSEVLLNIVAERVLGLPSEPRNDKDVAWKDLSR, from the coding sequence ATGACCGCACCCGACGCGGCCGGCCTGCGCCGCCGCACCCGTGAACTGCTCGCCGCCCACCCGCCGGCGAGCACCGGCCGCACCGACTTCCTCAAGGCCCGCTTCGACGCCGGACTCGCCTGGGTGCACTACCCGGTGGGGCTCGGCGGACTGGACGCCCCGCGCTCCCTCCAGCCTGTCGTCGACGCCGAACTCGCCGCCGCCGACGCCCCGGACAACGACCCCCGCCGCATCGGCATCGGCCTCGGCATGGCCGCTCCGACCATCCTCGGCTTCGGCACCGACGAGCAGAAGCAGCGGTTCCTGAGGCCCCTGTGGGTGGGGGAGGAGGTCTGGTGCCAGCTGTTCAGCGAACCCGGCGCCGGCTCCGACCTCGCCGCCCTCGGTACGCGCGCCGTGCGCGACGGCGAGGACTGGGTGGTCGACGGGCAGAAGGTGTGGACCTCCAGCGCCCATCTCGCGCGCTGGGCGATCCTCATCGCCCGCACCGACCCCGACGTACCCAAGCACCGGGGCATCAGCTACTTCATCTGCGACATGACCGACCCCGGCGTCGAGGTCCGGCCGCTGCGCCAGATCACCGGCGAGGCCGAGTTCAACGAGGTCTTCCTCACCGGCGTGCGCATCCCCGACAGCCGCAGGCTCGGGCCGGTCGGCGAGGGCTGGAAGGTCGCGCAGACCACGCTCATGAACGAACGCGTCTCCATCGGAGGCTCCCGCATCCCTCGCGAGGGCGGCATGATCGGCCCGGTCGCCCGGACCTGGCGCGAACGCCCCGAACTGCGCACCCACGACCTGCACCAGCGCCTGCTGAACCTCTGGGTCGAGGCGGAGGTCGCCCGCCTCACCGGGGAGCGGCTGCGCCAGCAGCTCGTCGCCGGACAGCCCGGCCCCGAGGGCTCCGGCATGAAGCTCGCCTTCGCCCGGCTCAACCAGGAGATCAGCGGCCTCGAAGTCGAACTCCTCGGCGACGAGGGCCTGCTCTACAGCGACTGGACGATGCGGCGCCCCGAACTCGTCGACTTCACCGGCCGCGACGCCGGCTACCGCTACCTCCGCTCCAAGGGCAACTCCATCGAGGGCGGCACCAGCGAAGTACTGCTCAACATCGTCGCCGAACGCGTCCTCGGTCTGCCCTCCGAGCCGCGCAACGACAAGGACGTCGCCTGGAAGGACCTCTCCCGATGA
- a CDS encoding acyl-CoA/acyl-ACP dehydrogenase, with translation MTAQTEPGRAPDLLYSEAEEDLRAAVRSLLADRADAPSVIARTESDTPYDPQLWKALATGIGAAGLLVPEELGGQGATHREAAVVLEELGRSVAPAPYLTSSVVATETLLALGAPDGPAGELLAGLAEGRKVAVLAVPFSAASSVTGSVDGALGPVADAAAADVLLVPAADGLHAVATDAPGVGIEPLVALDLTRPLATVTLDGVSGTRLADAETSRRAVDRGLLAGAGLLASEQLGLAEWCLTETVRHTRERHQFNRPIGSFQALKHRMAQLWLEVVSARAAARNAADALATGSPDTPLAVAVAQAYCSKVAVHAAEECVQLHGGIGMTWEHPAHLYLKRAKADATAYGTAGRHRETVAALMELPAP, from the coding sequence ATGACCGCACAGACCGAACCGGGCCGGGCGCCCGATCTCCTGTACTCCGAGGCCGAGGAGGACCTGCGCGCCGCCGTCCGCTCCCTGCTGGCCGACCGGGCCGACGCGCCGTCGGTGATCGCGCGCACCGAGTCCGACACGCCGTACGACCCGCAGCTGTGGAAGGCGCTCGCCACCGGCATCGGCGCCGCCGGGCTCCTGGTGCCCGAGGAACTGGGCGGCCAGGGCGCCACCCACCGCGAGGCCGCCGTCGTCCTGGAGGAGCTGGGCCGCAGTGTGGCGCCCGCGCCGTACCTGACCAGCTCCGTCGTCGCCACCGAGACGCTGCTGGCGCTGGGGGCACCGGACGGGCCGGCCGGCGAACTCCTCGCCGGACTCGCCGAGGGGCGCAAGGTCGCTGTCCTGGCCGTGCCGTTCTCTGCCGCGTCGTCGGTGACCGGCTCGGTGGACGGGGCGCTCGGCCCGGTCGCCGACGCGGCAGCCGCCGACGTCCTCCTGGTGCCTGCCGCCGACGGGCTCCATGCCGTCGCCACCGACGCGCCCGGGGTCGGCATCGAACCGCTCGTCGCACTCGACCTCACCCGCCCGCTCGCCACCGTCACCCTGGACGGGGTGTCAGGAACCCGCCTCGCGGACGCCGAGACGTCGAGGCGCGCCGTGGACCGCGGGCTGCTCGCCGGCGCCGGACTGCTCGCGTCCGAACAGCTGGGACTCGCCGAGTGGTGCCTCACCGAGACGGTGCGACACACCCGCGAGCGCCACCAGTTCAACCGGCCGATCGGCTCCTTCCAGGCACTGAAACACCGCATGGCGCAGCTCTGGCTGGAGGTCGTCTCGGCCAGGGCCGCCGCGCGAAACGCCGCCGACGCCCTGGCCACCGGCAGCCCCGACACGCCGTTGGCCGTGGCCGTCGCGCAGGCGTACTGCTCCAAGGTCGCGGTCCACGCCGCCGAGGAGTGCGTGCAGTTGCACGGCGGGATCGGGATGACGTGGGAGCACCCCGCGCACCTCTACCTGAAGCGGGCCAAGGCCGACGCCACCGCCTACGGCACAGCGGGACGGCACCGCGAAACCGTCGCCGCGCTGATGGAGTTGCCGGCCCCATGA
- a CDS encoding PepSY domain-containing protein: protein MTHDSRSKNTGFLRAHRLRAAGVACVALSAALLTGCGQDSGSTSTATKTSEAARAVPEATKSPSPTGSESASPGQMTEDQKERKELISATKVTYDKAITTAEGAVKNSKVIELELKSAEDAADDESASPSPSPTGSPSPTGSPSPTGSPTPGSAPQWVATVATKTGTKSKVHIDAVSGKVISSAEESGQDTAGKAKTAKRLTDAKQTPQQAAKAALAKQKGTVTSLDLDDNDKDVLVWKTDVVTKDWKKTTFDIDASNGSVTHQETDSD from the coding sequence ATGACACATGATTCCCGCTCCAAGAACACCGGATTCCTCCGTGCCCACCGCCTGCGCGCGGCCGGAGTCGCCTGCGTCGCGCTCAGCGCGGCCCTGCTGACCGGCTGCGGCCAGGACAGCGGCAGCACCTCCACGGCCACGAAGACCTCGGAGGCCGCCCGCGCCGTGCCCGAGGCGACGAAGAGTCCGTCCCCCACCGGGAGCGAGAGCGCCTCGCCCGGCCAGATGACCGAGGACCAGAAGGAACGCAAGGAGCTGATCTCCGCCACCAAGGTCACCTACGACAAGGCCATCACCACGGCCGAGGGTGCGGTGAAGAACAGCAAGGTCATCGAGCTCGAACTCAAGAGCGCCGAGGACGCGGCCGACGACGAGAGCGCGAGCCCCAGCCCCTCGCCGACGGGCAGCCCTTCCCCCACCGGCAGCCCCTCGCCGACCGGCAGCCCCACGCCCGGCTCCGCGCCGCAGTGGGTCGCGACCGTCGCCACCAAGACCGGCACGAAGAGCAAGGTGCACATCGACGCCGTCTCCGGCAAGGTCATCAGCTCCGCCGAGGAGTCCGGACAGGACACCGCCGGCAAGGCCAAGACGGCCAAGCGGCTGACGGATGCCAAGCAGACGCCGCAGCAGGCCGCGAAGGCCGCCCTGGCGAAGCAGAAGGGCACGGTGACCTCCCTCGACCTGGACGACAACGACAAGGACGTCCTCGTCTGGAAGACCGATGTCGTCACCAAGGACTGGAAGAAGACGACCTTCGACATCGACGCGTCCAACGGCTCGGTCACCCATCAGGAGACCGACAGCGACTGA